A single region of the Cucumis melo cultivar AY chromosome 3, USDA_Cmelo_AY_1.0, whole genome shotgun sequence genome encodes:
- the LOC103504060 gene encoding uncharacterized protein LOC103504060, translating into MFFFFVGGLEQQVRQLLKSGAARCINCDSPADLVNYEKVLKLFFVPVWRWPGKEPLMHCNNCKLFFPQSLSPPSFSDQSPSAALSRALRCRSCNKVVEPDFSFCPYCGSSL; encoded by the coding sequence atgttcttcttcttcgtcgGCGGTTTAGAGCAACAAGTTCGCCAACTCCTCAAATCCGGCGCCGCCCGTTGTATAAACTGCGACTCCCCGGCCGATCTCGTCAACTATGAGAAAGTCCTAAAGCTTTTCTTTGTTCCAGTGTGGCGGTGGCCGGGAAAAGAGCCATTGATGCACTGCAACAACTGTAAGCTCTTTTTCCCCCAGTCGTTATCTCCGCCGTCATTTTCCGATCAATCTCCATCAGCCGCCCTTTCAAGAGCCCTTCGTTGCCGTTCTTGCAACAAAGTAGTGGAGCCCGACTTCAGTTTCTGCCCTTACTGTGGATCTTCTCTGTAA
- the LOC103504061 gene encoding chlorophyllide a oxygenase, chloroplastic, which yields MTVVATAAALSLPISFSKSPKLNFKKSVKGGFRVFAVFGEEGAIERKSGWETLFDVEDPRTKVPQCKGKFLDVNQALEVARYDIQYCDWRARQDVLAIMLLHEKVVEVLNPLARDYKSIGTMKKELAGLQDELAEAHRQVHISEARVATALDKLAYMEELVHDRLLQDRNTAELDSPSTLPGTSTQSHDSVNRRSPKKSLNVSGPVEPYNPRLKNFWYPVAFSSDLKDDIMIPFDCFEEPWVLFRGKDGNPGCIRNTCAHRACPLHLGSVNDGRVQCPYHGWEYSTDGKCEKMPSTRLLNVKIKSLPCFEKEGMIWVWPGNDPPAANLPSLKPPPGFQIHAELVIEIPVEHGLLLDNLLDLAHAPFTHTSTFAKGWSVPSLVKFLTPASGLQGYWDPYPIDMEFRPPCMVLSTIGISKPGKLEGQSTRECSTHLHQLHVCLPSTRQKTRLLYRMSLDFAPVLKQIPFMHYLWRHFAEQVLNEDLRLVIGQQERMVNGANIWNMPVSYDKLGVRYRLWRNAVEEGAKQLPFSQST from the exons ATGACCGTCGTAGCAACGGCTGCTGCTCTCTCTTTGCCCATCTCTTTCTCTAAATCTCCCAAGCTAAATTTTAAGAAG AGTGTGAAAGGAGGATTTAGAGTGTTTGCTGTGTTTGGAGAGGAAGGAGCTATAGAAAGGAAGAGTGGCTGGGAAACGCTATTTGATGTGGAAGATCCCAGGACCAAGGTTCCTCAATGTAAAGGGAAGTTCTTAGATGTTAATCAAGCTCTTGAAGTGGCTAGATATGACATTCAGTATTGTGATTGGCGAGCTCGACAAGATGTTCTTGCAATCATGCTTCTCCATGAAAAG GTTGTGGAAGTTCTAAATCCTCTAGCCCGTGACTATAAATCTATCGGAACTATGAAGAAGGAGCTTGCTGGATTACAGGACGAATTAGCAGAAGCTCATAGACAG GTTCATATATCTGAAGCACGAGTTGCCACTGCTTTAGATAAACTAGCTTACATGGAAGAATTGGTGCATGATAGGCTATTACAAGACAGAAACACAGCAGAGTTGGATAGCCCATCGACCTTGCCTGGTACTTCAACACAATCTCATGATTCTGTAAATAGAAGATCGCCGAAGAAAAGCTTGAACGTTTCAGGACCTGTCGAACCATATAATCCCCGCTTGAAGAACTTCTGGTATCCTGTTGCTTTCTCCAGTGATCTGAAAGATGATATAATG ATCCCATTTGATTGTTTTGAAGAACCATGGGTTCTTTTTCGTGGTAAGGATGGCAATCCTGGATGCATACGAAACACATGCGCTCATAGGGCATGCCCTCTTCACCTTGGTTCTGTCAATGATGGTCGAGTCCAGTGTCCTTACCATG GTTGGGAATATTCAACAGATGGGAAATGTGAGAAAATGCCTTCGACACGACTACTAAATGTGAAAATAAAGTCTTTGCCATGTTTCGAGAAAGAAGGAATGATCTGGGTTTGGCCAGGTAATGATCCTCCAGCAGCTAATCTTCCTTCTCTAAAACCTCCTCCTGGTTTTCAAATCCATGCTGAG CTCGTCATTGAAATTCCAGTGGAGCACGGATTACTGCTAGATAACCTTCTGGATCTTGCTCATGCCCCTTTTACTCATACTTCTACTTTTGCTAAAGGATGGAGCGTACCCAG CTTGGTGAAATTTTTAACCCCTGCATCTGGGCTCCAAGGTTACTGGGACCCTTACCCTATAGACATGGAATTTCGACCACCTTGTATGGTGTTATCGACTATCGGTATCTCCAAACCAGGAAAACTAGAAGGCCAAAGTACCAGAGAGTGCTCGACACATCTTCATCAACTTCATGTGTGCTTACCTTCAACAAGACAGAAAACAAGACTATTGTACAGAATGTCACTGGATTTTGCCCCTGTGTTGAAGCAGATTCCCTTCATGCACTATCTCTGGAGACACTTTGCAGAACAG GTATTGAACGAGGACTTGAGGCTCGTCATTGGTCAGCAAGAGAGAATGGTCAACGGAGCAAATATTTGGAATATGCCGGTTTCTTACGATAAGCTAGGTGTAAGATACAGGTTATGGAGAAATGCAGTAGAAGAAGGAGCAAAACAATTACCATTCAGCCAATCAACTTGA